The Chrysoperla carnea chromosome X, inChrCarn1.1, whole genome shotgun sequence genome includes a region encoding these proteins:
- the LOC123302707 gene encoding RING finger protein 11-like, protein MGNCLKKNTSDDMSLLRGADSTRESTDPLGSPPSLQDPPQVIVPVYYPAPNVSRPASQLTEEEQVKIAKRIGLIQHLPTDLHDGSKKSRECVICMINFQVSDPVRYLPCLHMYHRACIDDWLMRSLTCPTCMEPVDAALLNSYETNN, encoded by the exons ATGGGTAattgtcttaaaaaaaatacgtcGGACGATATGTCTTTATTACGGGGCGCAGATAGTACACGAGAATCAACAGATCCACTTGGTTCGCCTCCTAGTTTACag gatCCACCACAAGTAATTGTACCTGTTTACTATCCTGCACCAAATGTGAGTCGCCCGGCGTCTCAACTAACTGAAGAAGAACAAGTAAAAATAGCTAAACGAATTGGTTTAATTCAACATTTACCGACAGATCTTCACGATGGTTCGAAAAAATCACGTGAATGTGTTATTTGTATGATTAATTTTCAAGTATCCGATCcg GTACGTTATTTACCATGTTTGCATATGTATCATCGAGCATGTATCGACGATTGGTTAATGCGTAGTTTAACATGTCCAACTTGTATGGAACCAGTGGATGCTGCATTATTAAACAGTTACGAGACAAACAATTGA